A genome region from Actinomycetota bacterium includes the following:
- a CDS encoding V-type ATPase subunit subunit G family protein → MAKTEQQEPVVVGTRPPETSPLLIIQQKEVEINSGVLQAKRHAEETVAKARMKAVEIRDQAEKKGAEEALALNKKEAAKAKKEAERKKASASAESDKVRETGRKNGDKAVSLIVNVVTGRSS, encoded by the coding sequence ATGGCGAAAACAGAACAGCAAGAACCAGTCGTCGTAGGAACAAGGCCGCCCGAAACATCACCCCTACTTATTATCCAGCAAAAGGAAGTGGAGATTAATTCGGGCGTTCTTCAAGCCAAACGCCACGCCGAGGAAACAGTTGCCAAAGCAAGAATGAAAGCTGTGGAAATCAGGGATCAGGCGGAGAAGAAAGGCGCTGAGGAAGCGTTGGCCCTTAATAAGAAAGAGGCGGCCAAAGCTAAGAAAGAGGCGGAAAGAAAGAAAGCCTCGGCCTCCGCCGAGAGCGATAAAGTCCGGGAAACAGGACGCAAGAACGGCGATAAAGCGGTGTCGTTAATTGTGAACGTCGTTACCGGGCGATCAAGCTAG
- a CDS encoding V-type ATPase 116kDa subunit family protein, translated as MILPMMKVRIVGPKRYFYQTLNIIHYIGVLQMEDFSKRIEPTETLLRNMDIDEPSKLNRIRLEKLLGRATAIVTAIEPDVMSQKEAQREVENAYNRVWKNTSEDLAADGMQIVKRLELVTKDLATRKSDLENELGTLSKYENIVEKLHPLSSQLYRLQGFEAVALLINKKYGSVLPLIREQIGKITKQQFELVAAEVDPETIAAIVVFNKNYSEQVHGFLWSEKVNQLRLPESLADKPFDQILEHIDARKQEIPVEIGKINEKLAALGDKWYIKLMALKLAIQDRIEELTVPNTLAQTDLTFVISGWLPKKYYDDLAKSIGKEFRDAVFIEELVLSPEEMEEAPVVYENPRWAKPYELVMGIFQKPMYGTIDPTPYMAIAFPIFFGLIVGDMGIGAFFLVLSLFFRWRYKNVIWVKPVTTIAIMASLSTILFGIVYGEFFGNILELNHLVKEIHIMGIKFPINRIEAMMPMLYLSIGIGAVQVTLGLVLGVINSVKRKAKKHLAEKVGMLIVLFAIFTITGAVVLEVQALMTPSYVAILIGVVLLIYGAGLMGVIEIFGTLGNIFSYTRILAIGLAGMILAMVANEMVGAMGSISIGIIVALLLHALNIVIAAFSPTIHAFRLNVVEFHKQFVEYGGQPYKPFKRTGGG; from the coding sequence ATGATATTGCCAATGATGAAGGTTCGTATTGTCGGACCGAAACGATATTTTTACCAAACGCTCAACATAATCCATTACATCGGCGTACTGCAGATGGAAGACTTCTCGAAGAGAATAGAACCCACCGAAACCCTTCTCAGGAACATGGATATCGACGAACCGTCGAAGCTAAACCGGATTAGGCTGGAAAAACTCCTGGGGCGTGCGACAGCCATCGTTACCGCCATCGAACCTGATGTGATGAGCCAAAAGGAAGCGCAACGCGAGGTTGAGAACGCGTATAACCGGGTCTGGAAGAACACCAGTGAAGATCTGGCCGCCGACGGGATGCAGATCGTCAAGCGCCTGGAGCTGGTTACCAAGGATCTGGCAACGCGAAAGAGCGATCTGGAAAATGAGCTTGGCACGCTCTCTAAATACGAGAATATCGTGGAGAAGCTTCATCCCTTATCCAGCCAGCTATATAGGCTCCAAGGCTTTGAGGCGGTCGCGCTCCTTATTAACAAGAAATACGGCTCTGTGCTGCCGCTGATCAGAGAACAGATCGGCAAGATCACCAAACAGCAATTCGAGCTGGTGGCGGCGGAAGTGGACCCGGAAACCATTGCGGCGATCGTGGTCTTCAACAAGAATTATTCCGAACAGGTGCACGGATTCTTATGGTCGGAAAAGGTCAACCAACTGCGGCTGCCGGAAAGCCTGGCCGACAAGCCTTTCGACCAGATTCTAGAACATATCGACGCCCGCAAACAGGAGATTCCTGTTGAAATCGGCAAGATTAACGAGAAACTGGCGGCCTTAGGCGATAAATGGTACATAAAGCTCATGGCTTTAAAGTTGGCTATCCAGGACCGTATTGAGGAGTTGACCGTCCCGAATACGCTGGCGCAAACCGATCTCACCTTTGTTATCAGCGGCTGGTTGCCAAAGAAGTATTATGACGACCTAGCCAAGAGCATCGGTAAAGAATTCCGCGACGCGGTTTTCATTGAGGAGCTGGTGCTTTCACCGGAAGAGATGGAGGAAGCGCCTGTCGTCTATGAAAATCCCAGGTGGGCCAAACCGTACGAGCTGGTTATGGGGATCTTCCAGAAGCCGATGTACGGGACCATCGATCCGACGCCGTACATGGCGATCGCCTTTCCGATATTCTTCGGACTGATTGTCGGCGACATGGGAATCGGCGCGTTCTTTCTCGTCCTGTCATTGTTCTTCCGCTGGCGTTATAAGAACGTCATCTGGGTAAAGCCGGTCACGACTATCGCCATCATGGCCTCTCTGTCAACGATTCTGTTCGGAATCGTCTACGGTGAGTTTTTCGGCAACATTCTGGAACTGAATCACCTTGTCAAAGAGATACACATTATGGGGATAAAGTTCCCCATCAACAGGATTGAAGCGATGATGCCGATGCTGTATCTGTCGATCGGTATCGGAGCGGTCCAAGTCACGTTGGGTTTGGTTTTGGGCGTCATTAATTCCGTCAAACGGAAGGCTAAGAAGCATTTGGCCGAAAAGGTGGGCATGCTGATAGTTCTCTTTGCCATATTCACTATAACCGGAGCCGTCGTTCTCGAGGTCCAAGCGCTTATGACGCCCTCATATGTGGCGATTCTGATCGGCGTCGTCTTGTTGATCTACGGCGCTGGTCTGATGGGCGTCATCGAAATCTTCGGCACGCTAGGGAATATCTTCTCCTACACTCGTATCCTGGCTATCGGGCTGGCCGGCATGATCCTGGCTATGGTCGCCAACGAGATGGTCGGCGCGATGGGCAGCATATCTATCGGAATCATCGTAGCCCTTCTGCTCCACGCCCTAAACATCGTCATCGCGGCCTTCTCGCCGACAATACACGCTTTCCGACTTAATGTCGTTGAATTCCATAAGCAATTCGTTGAATACGGGGGACAACCTTACAAGCCATTTAAGCGAACAGGAGGGGGATAA
- a CDS encoding ATPase — MLVIGKAIGAALAIGISAIAVGWAQGKIGAAGAGAIAEKPETAGQIIVLEALPEVVAVLGFVTAAMIITQIK, encoded by the coding sequence ATGCTAGTTATCGGGAAAGCAATAGGGGCGGCACTGGCCATTGGCATTTCAGCCATCGCCGTCGGTTGGGCCCAGGGTAAGATCGGTGCGGCGGGCGCCGGCGCAATCGCGGAGAAACCTGAAACAGCCGGCCAGATCATCGTTCTTGAGGCTTTGCCTGAGGTCGTGGCCGTTTTGGGCTTCGTTACGGCAGCTATGATCATCACGCAAATCAAGTAA
- a CDS encoding V-type ATP synthase subunit E, with amino-acid sequence MALDDMLKALEEDGKQQQSDIMETARIQARDIIKAAESQAGDIKSAHVDKMNKVIREETTKLLAEAKTSVDREVNRTKDDVIEDLFDKAHERLRAVRASKDYPEIFRELAEEALSQADGTLVIHVDPRDKKLAEEVLAKSKADYTLETDLTSQGGVEITAEHGRITISNTLESRADRARRFLKSEVAASVFG; translated from the coding sequence GTGGCACTTGACGATATGCTGAAAGCTCTGGAGGAAGACGGGAAGCAGCAGCAGTCGGACATCATGGAAACAGCTAGGATTCAGGCGCGAGATATTATTAAAGCCGCCGAATCCCAAGCGGGAGACATCAAGTCGGCGCACGTCGACAAGATGAATAAAGTCATCCGGGAAGAAACCACTAAACTTTTGGCTGAGGCCAAGACCTCGGTTGATCGTGAAGTAAACCGGACGAAAGATGACGTAATCGAGGATTTGTTCGATAAAGCGCACGAACGGCTTCGCGCCGTGCGCGCGTCCAAGGACTATCCAGAGATCTTCCGCGAACTGGCCGAAGAGGCGCTGTCCCAAGCGGACGGAACCTTAGTTATCCACGTGGACCCGCGCGACAAGAAGCTTGCCGAAGAGGTCTTAGCCAAATCAAAGGCCGACTACACGCTGGAGACCGATCTGACAAGCCAGGGCGGAGTGGAAATTACCGCGGAGCACGGCCGCATTACCATCTCCAATACACTTGAATCTCGGGCGGATCGGGCGCGGCGGTTTTTGAAATCCGAGGTCGCGGCGTCTGTTTTCGGTTAG
- the ahaC gene encoding ATP synthase A1 subunit C, with protein sequence MDYGYANARIRAMKSGLFNESFYNQLLRSRSLHEVIAALAQTPYGHDLDESMIKTEGLKGFDEALRRNIMKAFSKVSMIVGEQDENLVNVLFGRWDVMNVKTILRGKNLGASSDAILESLIPAGELDEATLLEMVRSRDVRDCIDVMATMNVSYAVPLTGAFPEYAHKRSLAVLELVLDKEFYEMSFAKLRAKDMNTRLVAEMLHREIDNINIMTLLRIVKEEVEYSEAANLFISGGKEVSYRTLVEAVGFHSVEDAVEALKRTSYYTLLQEKMPAYFETNSLASVERGLEEALVRKRVKLFMADPLSIASTIAFIWAKYNEIVNLRIIARGKEVGMPEAKIREALIIA encoded by the coding sequence ATGGATTACGGCTACGCGAACGCCCGTATTCGGGCCATGAAAAGCGGGCTCTTCAACGAGTCCTTTTATAACCAGCTCTTACGCTCTAGGTCGCTGCATGAAGTTATTGCGGCCTTAGCGCAAACTCCGTATGGGCATGATCTTGATGAATCCATGATAAAAACGGAAGGTTTGAAGGGGTTTGACGAAGCGCTGCGACGCAATATCATGAAAGCCTTCAGCAAGGTCTCGATGATTGTCGGCGAACAAGACGAGAACCTTGTTAACGTGCTTTTTGGCCGATGGGACGTGATGAACGTCAAGACCATCCTCAGGGGAAAGAACCTGGGCGCAAGTTCCGACGCGATCTTGGAAAGCCTTATTCCGGCAGGCGAGTTGGACGAAGCGACACTGTTGGAAATGGTCAGATCGCGAGATGTGCGCGATTGCATAGACGTTATGGCGACCATGAACGTGTCTTACGCCGTTCCTTTGACCGGCGCTTTTCCGGAATACGCGCACAAGCGCAGTCTAGCCGTCCTGGAGCTGGTTTTGGATAAGGAGTTTTATGAAATGTCGTTCGCGAAGCTGCGCGCCAAGGATATGAACACAAGGCTTGTGGCTGAAATGCTTCACCGGGAAATCGACAATATCAACATCATGACACTGCTGCGTATCGTTAAGGAGGAAGTCGAATACTCGGAGGCGGCCAATCTGTTCATTTCCGGGGGCAAAGAAGTCTCTTACCGGACACTCGTGGAGGCAGTCGGCTTTCACTCCGTTGAGGACGCGGTAGAGGCGCTGAAGAGGACCTCTTACTACACGCTCCTCCAGGAAAAAATGCCGGCGTATTTTGAGACCAATTCACTCGCCAGCGTCGAACGCGGGCTGGAAGAGGCGCTAGTCCGAAAGCGGGTCAAGCTGTTTATGGCGGATCCATTAAGCATCGCCTCAACAATCGCGTTCATTTGGGCCAAGTACAACGAAATTGTAAATTTGCGGATTATTGCCCGCGGAAAAGAAGTCGGGATGCCGGAAGCAAAAATCCGGGAGGCCTTGATCATTGCGTAA
- a CDS encoding V-type ATP synthase subunit F produces the protein MRKLVIFTDVESADGFRLAGVETVEGTEEAAENKRTLLKLVHDDDIGIVGISEDIINNIDENTRAKVERMDRPIIVTLPTTKQLEVSEARHAYLAKMIRRAIGFDIKIGGE, from the coding sequence TTGCGTAAACTGGTCATATTTACCGATGTTGAGAGCGCTGACGGCTTCCGTCTGGCGGGCGTGGAGACCGTGGAAGGCACGGAAGAAGCCGCGGAGAATAAACGAACGCTTTTAAAGTTGGTACACGACGACGATATCGGAATCGTCGGTATCAGCGAGGACATAATAAATAACATTGACGAAAACACGAGAGCCAAGGTCGAGCGGATGGATAGGCCGATAATAGTAACGTTGCCGACCACTAAACAACTGGAAGTCAGTGAGGCAAGGCATGCCTACCTTGCGAAGATGATACGAAGGGCCATCGGATTCGACATAAAGATAGGCGGGGAGTAG
- a CDS encoding V-type ATP synthase subunit A, with protein MLHGQISKISGPVVLARGLSGTKMYDVVNVGELGLIGEVIRLEADIATIQVYEDTEGLRVGEQVVSTLDPLMVELGPGLLSSIYDGTQRPLPEILAKYGAFISKGVVVSPLDRKKKWKFKPSVKVGQELAAGDYVGTVDETKNLVHKIMVPPGKYGSVIKVSPAGEYTVDQTVAVITDGISELEIKLMQTWPARLGRPYAKKLDPEVPLLTGQRVFDTFFPIPKGGTAIIPGGFGTGKTVTEQTLARWADADIIVYVGCGERGNEMCEVLTEFPTLIDPKTGAPLLDRTVLIANTSNMPVAAREASIYTGITIAEYYRDMGYDVAMMADSTSRWGEALREVSGRLEEMPGEEGYPAYLATRLAGFYERAGRTVCHGSDARVGSVTVIGAVSPAGGDFSEPMTQHSLRISGAFWALDTDLAHRRHFPAINWIKSYTLFMDQVKGWFNENTAPDFGETRDRAMYLLQRETELQEIVQLVGPDALPESERVILEATRMLREDFLQQFAFDEIDAFCPPEKQYWMLKAIIAFYSEAAEAVNRGVTLAQIMQLPAKNQIARMKSLPVDSAVASIKKLIETIDQDITSIEAL; from the coding sequence ATGCTACACGGACAAATCTCAAAGATTTCCGGACCGGTCGTTCTGGCCAGGGGCTTGAGCGGCACCAAGATGTATGACGTTGTTAATGTGGGCGAACTGGGCTTAATCGGTGAGGTTATCCGGCTGGAGGCCGACATTGCGACGATCCAGGTCTACGAAGACACAGAAGGCTTGCGGGTCGGGGAACAAGTCGTCAGCACCTTAGATCCTCTGATGGTTGAGCTGGGACCGGGTCTGCTATCGTCGATCTACGACGGTACGCAGCGGCCGCTGCCAGAGATTCTCGCCAAATACGGCGCTTTCATCTCGAAAGGCGTCGTTGTAAGCCCACTGGACCGCAAGAAGAAATGGAAATTCAAACCGTCTGTAAAAGTCGGACAGGAACTTGCGGCCGGTGATTATGTCGGGACGGTCGACGAGACTAAAAACCTGGTCCACAAGATTATGGTTCCGCCCGGCAAATACGGCAGCGTAATTAAAGTCAGTCCGGCCGGCGAATACACCGTCGACCAGACCGTTGCGGTCATCACCGACGGCATCTCTGAGCTTGAGATAAAACTGATGCAAACCTGGCCGGCGCGTCTCGGGCGTCCTTATGCTAAAAAACTCGACCCGGAAGTACCCTTGCTTACCGGCCAGCGTGTGTTCGACACGTTCTTCCCGATTCCAAAGGGCGGCACGGCGATTATCCCCGGCGGCTTCGGAACAGGCAAGACGGTAACGGAACAAACCTTGGCGCGTTGGGCCGACGCCGACATCATCGTTTACGTCGGCTGCGGCGAGCGCGGCAACGAGATGTGCGAGGTGCTGACGGAATTCCCGACGTTGATCGATCCCAAAACCGGAGCGCCGCTCCTGGATAGGACGGTCCTTATAGCCAACACTTCAAACATGCCGGTCGCGGCGCGGGAAGCCTCTATATACACGGGTATCACGATTGCCGAATACTACCGGGACATGGGATACGACGTCGCGATGATGGCCGACTCGACATCCCGCTGGGGCGAAGCTTTGCGCGAGGTATCCGGCCGGTTGGAAGAGATGCCCGGAGAGGAAGGCTACCCCGCTTATCTGGCCACCAGGCTGGCCGGTTTTTATGAAAGAGCCGGGCGAACGGTTTGCCACGGCAGCGACGCCCGAGTCGGTTCGGTAACGGTTATCGGAGCCGTCTCACCTGCAGGCGGGGACTTTTCCGAGCCGATGACGCAGCACAGCCTCAGAATCTCCGGCGCGTTCTGGGCACTCGATACGGACCTGGCCCACCGCCGCCACTTCCCGGCCATTAACTGGATCAAGAGCTATACGCTGTTCATGGACCAGGTCAAAGGCTGGTTTAACGAGAACACTGCGCCGGATTTCGGAGAGACCAGGGACAGGGCTATGTATCTGCTGCAGCGCGAGACGGAGCTGCAAGAGATTGTGCAATTGGTCGGTCCGGACGCCTTACCGGAATCTGAACGGGTTATTTTGGAAGCGACGCGGATGTTGCGCGAGGATTTTCTTCAGCAATTCGCGTTCGATGAAATCGACGCGTTCTGTCCACCGGAAAAACAGTACTGGATGCTAAAAGCGATAATCGCTTTCTATAGCGAAGCCGCCGAAGCGGTCAACCGGGGCGTAACGCTGGCGCAGATCATGCAGCTCCCGGCCAAGAACCAGATCGCCAGGATGAAAAGCTTGCCGGTTGACAGCGCGGTCGCTTCCATTAAGAAACTGATAGAAACAATAGACCAGGACATTACTAGTATCGAGGCGCTATGA
- a CDS encoding V-type ATP synthase subunit B yields MMADKIEKDQISLLKKTYRTLNYVSGPLVFVEKTKDIRYGEMVDIAMADGTQRSGQVLETSEEMAVVQVFEGTQGIDVEHTMVTFRGEVAKIDVSANLLGRVLNGRGDPIDEGPPILPEARRSITGSPINPAAREEPGDFIQTGISAIDGLNTLVRGQKLPVFSGSGLPANQLVAQIIRQATVKSGESFAIVFGAMGITHREMSFFINDFEKSGALERVVMFANLADDPTIERIITPRCALTVAEYLAYEKEMHVLVILSDMTNYCEALREISTAREEVPGRRGYPGYMYTDLATIYERAGRIHGRNGSVTQLMILTMPDDDITHPIPDLTGYITEGQIVLSRNLHRRGIYPPIDTLPCLSRLMNLGIGPGKTREDHRNVADQLYASYAQGRDLRRLVAIIGEEAFSETDRKYLKFADDFEDKFVSQGSENRSIEDTMAVAWDLLGNLPREELKRIKDDYIDKYMPETKEEEGVEQEVSLEEAMEAELSDLTEAQDGDIDEGVLEPVEADGGYGEDEEWDFRKSEELK; encoded by the coding sequence ATGATGGCAGACAAAATCGAGAAAGATCAAATATCGCTTCTTAAGAAGACCTACCGGACGCTTAATTACGTTTCGGGTCCGCTGGTGTTCGTCGAGAAGACGAAGGACATCCGCTACGGCGAGATGGTTGACATCGCGATGGCTGACGGCACGCAACGGTCGGGCCAGGTTCTGGAAACATCGGAAGAGATGGCGGTCGTCCAGGTATTCGAGGGTACGCAAGGCATCGACGTGGAGCATACGATGGTCACCTTCCGCGGCGAGGTCGCCAAGATCGATGTTTCCGCCAACCTGCTGGGCCGTGTCCTAAACGGCCGCGGCGATCCCATTGACGAAGGGCCGCCGATCCTTCCTGAGGCCAGGCGGTCGATTACGGGTTCACCGATTAATCCGGCCGCGCGAGAAGAGCCGGGCGATTTCATCCAGACCGGGATATCGGCAATCGACGGGTTAAACACACTGGTACGCGGGCAGAAGCTGCCGGTGTTCTCCGGTTCGGGCTTGCCGGCCAACCAGCTGGTTGCCCAGATTATCCGCCAGGCGACTGTTAAGAGCGGTGAGAGTTTCGCCATTGTTTTCGGCGCGATGGGCATCACCCACCGTGAAATGTCCTTCTTCATTAACGATTTCGAGAAGAGCGGCGCGCTGGAACGCGTGGTCATGTTCGCCAACTTGGCTGACGACCCGACAATCGAGCGGATTATTACCCCGCGCTGCGCGTTGACGGTCGCCGAATACTTGGCTTACGAGAAGGAAATGCACGTGCTGGTTATTCTTAGCGATATGACCAATTACTGCGAAGCTTTGCGCGAGATTTCTACAGCGCGCGAAGAAGTCCCAGGGCGCCGCGGATATCCGGGTTATATGTATACCGACCTGGCAACGATATACGAAAGGGCCGGTCGGATTCATGGCCGGAACGGATCTGTAACCCAGCTGATGATTCTGACTATGCCCGACGACGACATTACCCACCCGATTCCAGACCTAACCGGGTATATAACAGAAGGCCAGATCGTATTATCGAGGAATTTGCACCGCCGCGGAATCTATCCGCCGATCGACACCTTGCCGTGCCTCTCGCGCCTTATGAATCTGGGTATCGGCCCGGGAAAAACGCGTGAAGACCATCGAAACGTTGCCGACCAGCTCTACGCATCTTACGCACAGGGCCGTGACCTGCGACGTTTGGTCGCCATCATCGGTGAAGAAGCTTTCTCTGAAACCGACAGGAAATATCTCAAATTCGCCGACGATTTCGAGGACAAGTTCGTGTCTCAGGGCTCGGAGAACAGGTCTATTGAGGACACTATGGCCGTGGCCTGGGATCTTTTGGGCAATTTGCCGCGCGAGGAGCTCAAACGCATTAAAGACGATTATATCGACAAGTATATGCCGGAGACCAAGGAAGAAGAGGGCGTCGAGCAAGAGGTATCGCTCGAGGAGGCCATGGAGGCCGAACTTAGCGATCTGACGGAGGCGCAGGATGGAGACATCGACGAGGGTGTGCTGGAACCGGTTGAAGCCGACGGCGGATACGGCGAAGACGAGGAATGGGATTTCCGTAAGTCGGAGGAGCTGAAATAG
- a CDS encoding V-type ATP synthase subunit D produces the protein MEQASPTRTELLAKKAQIELAEQGRDLLKEKRDALIVEFMSVMDTVVRSSSRLGKVASEAYYTLTLAKAVDGTVAVRSASFATSGEVRIEVTGTHIMGVYVPEITKKSVRRTLLTRGYSPTAVSSRIDEMAEKYEEELDIILDIAAIETRLKRLGEEIQKTRRRVNALDNNVIPNLKEQVKYIQTTLEERAREDLFRLKKVKKAIEKKKALLQAG, from the coding sequence GTGGAGCAAGCCAGTCCCACCAGAACTGAACTTCTCGCCAAGAAAGCGCAGATAGAGCTGGCCGAACAGGGCCGGGACCTACTGAAGGAGAAGAGAGACGCCCTGATCGTCGAGTTCATGTCGGTTATGGACACGGTTGTCAGGTCAAGCTCCAGGCTTGGGAAGGTCGCCAGCGAGGCCTATTATACACTTACGCTCGCTAAAGCCGTCGACGGCACCGTGGCCGTCAGAAGCGCCTCGTTCGCGACGAGCGGCGAGGTCCGCATAGAAGTCACCGGAACGCATATCATGGGCGTCTACGTGCCCGAAATCACCAAGAAAAGCGTACGACGGACGCTCCTGACGCGCGGCTATAGCCCGACCGCGGTTAGCAGCCGTATCGATGAAATGGCGGAGAAATACGAGGAAGAGTTGGATATCATTCTTGATATCGCGGCGATTGAAACCAGGCTTAAGAGATTGGGCGAGGAGATACAAAAGACGCGCCGCAGAGTTAACGCGCTGGACAACAACGTGATCCCTAACCTAAAAGAACAAGTCAAGTATATCCAAACGACCTTGGAAGAGCGGGCCAGGGAAGACCTGTTCCGCTTGAAGAAAGTTAAGAAAGCAATCGAGAAGAAAAAAGCCTTACTTCAGGCTGGCTAA
- a CDS encoding NapC/NirT family cytochrome c: protein MCADKTPEETPGEMNKEEAANEPAEADAAAEAVPAAEEPKADKKAKKEKPPKEDKPKKKHGWIKWVALVIFVFIIMFIPFWYTRNSAACGQCHSMDKYYSSYLKSWHGKNETPCMDCHVKPGVIGENLYRFLFYRELFAEILGMDLKPWGATAPGEASCARDGCHSLNRLSSSAGDIKINHAEHIKVVEKKYNKACSYCHAGASHAGIKGLGLQVPPRQQCFMSGCHKGQGKQCDKCHTIKYKAGSVTKIPHE, encoded by the coding sequence ATGTGCGCGGATAAAACACCTGAGGAAACACCGGGAGAAATGAACAAGGAAGAGGCTGCGAACGAGCCCGCCGAGGCGGACGCGGCAGCTGAAGCCGTCCCGGCGGCCGAAGAACCTAAGGCGGACAAGAAGGCTAAGAAAGAAAAGCCACCGAAGGAAGACAAACCTAAGAAGAAACACGGTTGGATAAAATGGGTCGCCCTGGTCATATTCGTGTTTATCATCATGTTCATCCCGTTCTGGTATACCCGTAATTCAGCGGCCTGCGGGCAGTGTCACTCCATGGATAAGTACTACTCAAGCTATCTGAAATCCTGGCACGGCAAGAACGAAACGCCTTGCATGGATTGCCACGTCAAGCCTGGTGTTATTGGAGAGAATCTGTATCGATTCTTGTTTTATCGCGAGCTGTTCGCTGAAATCCTGGGCATGGACCTTAAACCTTGGGGCGCGACGGCTCCCGGTGAGGCTTCTTGCGCCAGGGACGGTTGCCATTCGCTGAACAGGCTGAGTTCCAGCGCGGGCGATATCAAAATCAATCACGCGGAACATATTAAAGTGGTGGAGAAGAAATACAATAAGGCCTGCAGTTATTGTCATGCCGGCGCCAGCCATGCGGGCATCAAGGGCCTGGGCTTGCAGGTGCCGCCCCGGCAGCAATGTTTCATGTCCGGTTGCCACAAGGGACAAGGCAAACAGTGCGATAAGTGCCACACCATCAAATATAAAGCCGGCTCCGTTACGAAAATACCGCACGAATAA
- a CDS encoding uracil-DNA glycosylase codes for MPDDLESLKQAIDDCLKCSLGESRTNLVFGYGNPHADIVFVGEAPGFHEDKQGIPFVGAAGKLLTELLSSIGISRDDVYITNILKCRPPGNRDPLPDEINVCRPVLFKQLDIIKPKVVVTLGAFAMRTILDSTAGISKVHGRIFEVSGFKVFPMYHPAAALYARATRELLEEDFRNLKSFLTSQGPVESEEKTESASQDSLF; via the coding sequence ATGCCGGACGATCTGGAGAGCCTGAAACAAGCGATAGATGACTGCCTGAAGTGCTCTCTGGGTGAGAGCAGGACGAACCTGGTCTTCGGGTATGGAAATCCGCACGCGGACATTGTCTTCGTCGGCGAAGCCCCCGGTTTTCACGAGGACAAGCAGGGCATTCCTTTTGTCGGCGCGGCCGGTAAACTTCTGACGGAGCTTCTGTCATCTATCGGGATAAGCCGCGACGACGTCTACATTACGAATATCCTGAAGTGCCGGCCCCCGGGCAATCGTGATCCACTGCCGGATGAAATCAACGTCTGCCGGCCGGTACTGTTCAAACAGCTGGATATCATCAAGCCGAAAGTCGTCGTTACCCTGGGCGCTTTCGCGATGCGTACAATACTTGACAGTACAGCCGGGATATCCAAGGTACACGGCCGGATTTTCGAGGTCTCAGGATTTAAGGTTTTCCCGATGTATCATCCGGCGGCGGCACTTTACGCCAGGGCGACACGGGAGCTTCTTGAGGAAGACTTCAGGAACCTCAAGTCCTTCTTGACCAGCCAGGGCCCGGTTGAGTCCGAGGAAAAAACGGAGTCTGCCAGCCAAGACAGCCTTTTCTAG
- the tsaE gene encoding tRNA (adenosine(37)-N6)-threonylcarbamoyltransferase complex ATPase subunit type 1 TsaE has translation MLISAETHSPEETGNLGAAFASFLRPGDIISLTGDLGAGKTKFVQGLAAGLGVTEHVTSPTFAIIKEYTSGRLPFYHFDVYRLDDQRDMDGLGYEDYFFGEGVTVIEWGNKISGLLPANALTIDIKRVEPREFSFTFKDIRWQGIVEAAMR, from the coding sequence ATGCTTATAAGCGCGGAGACTCACTCGCCGGAAGAAACCGGCAACCTGGGAGCGGCTTTCGCCTCTTTCTTACGTCCGGGCGACATCATTAGCCTGACCGGCGATTTAGGCGCCGGGAAAACAAAGTTCGTTCAAGGCCTAGCGGCCGGGCTCGGTGTAACGGAGCACGTCACCAGCCCCACTTTCGCGATCATCAAGGAATACACATCCGGACGGCTACCCTTTTACCATTTCGACGTGTACCGTTTGGACGATCAACGTGATATGGACGGATTGGGGTATGAGGATTACTTTTTCGGCGAGGGCGTGACCGTTATCGAATGGGGCAATAAAATATCCGGGTTGCTTCCCGCTAACGCCTTGACTATCGACATAAAACGGGTCGAACCGAGGGAGTTCTCTTTTACTTTCAAGGACATTCGCTGGCAAGGGATTGTCGAGGCGGCGATGCGATGA